Proteins encoded together in one Sphingomonas radiodurans window:
- a CDS encoding alpha/beta fold hydrolase produces MPEFRMIDTGPVRLRVAIEGAGPLVLMVHGFPESWYSWRHQFSPLVQAGFTAAAIDVRGYGGSDRPDEVLAYAMEQLIADIAAVAGVLQPDAPAILLGHDWGAPQVWNSALTLPDRFAAVAALSVPYAGVPARPFTETFRRAFTEKGRFFYQEWFQAVGPAEAEAEGDVRDFLRKFCYAISGDAPPGTWPNKPAGASMLQDMIDPGEFPAWLTPEDLDYYVAEFEASGFFGPISRYRNHERDWEWLQPYRERRIEQPALFIGGTKDPATTLFGAVEDPIALMRPHVPLVEGHLLDGCGHWTQQERPDEVNRLLLDWLERVA; encoded by the coding sequence ATGCCCGAGTTCCGGATGATCGATACCGGTCCGGTGCGGCTGCGCGTCGCGATCGAGGGCGCCGGGCCGCTCGTGCTGATGGTGCATGGCTTTCCCGAGAGCTGGTATTCGTGGCGGCATCAGTTCTCGCCGCTGGTGCAAGCGGGCTTCACTGCGGCGGCGATCGACGTGCGAGGCTATGGCGGCTCCGACCGGCCCGACGAGGTCTTGGCTTACGCGATGGAGCAGCTCATCGCCGACATCGCTGCGGTCGCCGGCGTGCTGCAGCCGGATGCGCCAGCAATCCTCCTTGGCCATGATTGGGGGGCGCCCCAGGTGTGGAATTCGGCGCTGACGCTGCCCGATCGCTTCGCAGCGGTTGCTGCGCTGTCGGTGCCATATGCCGGCGTCCCTGCGCGGCCTTTCACCGAGACGTTCCGCCGTGCCTTCACCGAGAAGGGCCGTTTCTTCTACCAGGAATGGTTTCAGGCGGTCGGCCCGGCGGAGGCGGAGGCGGAGGGCGACGTGCGCGATTTCCTGCGCAAATTCTGTTACGCCATTTCGGGCGATGCGCCGCCGGGCACGTGGCCGAACAAGCCGGCCGGCGCCTCGATGCTGCAGGATATGATCGATCCAGGGGAGTTCCCCGCATGGCTGACGCCCGAGGATCTCGACTATTACGTCGCCGAGTTCGAGGCGTCGGGCTTCTTTGGGCCGATCAGCCGCTATCGCAATCACGAGCGCGACTGGGAGTGGCTGCAGCCGTACCGCGAGCGGCGGATCGAGCAGCCGGCGCTGTTCATCGGTGGCACCAAGGATCCCGCAACCACGCTGTTCGGCGCGGTCGAGGATCCTATCGCGCTGATGCGTCCGCATGTGCCGCTGGTGGAGGGGCATTTGCTCGACGGATGTGGCCATTGGACGCAGCAGGAGCGGCCCGATGAGGTGAACCGACTGTTGCTCGACTGGCTCGAGCGGGTGGCGTAG
- the coxB gene encoding cytochrome c oxidase subunit II, with product MRSAFKGLMLATGLALAGLAPAVAQPAGTIAAPAPTTIGNSADTAQVAPDAVPAAPVLAQDGAPVVSAKPGIGQPTDRLMSIQPQVTKNGQRAQSFHDHILFPLITIISLFVLALIIYVAIRYRQAANPVPSKTSHNTPIEIVWTLAPVLILVAIAVPSIGLLSAQFKPAPAGAVTLKAIGNQWYWSYQYPDHGGIEITANMLKEASEVGAGERSRTDADGPRLLAADNRIVLPVGVPIRLITTANDVIHSWAMPAFWIKLDAVPGRLNETSFTIEKPGVYFGQCSELCGARHAYMPIAVEAVPPAQFAAWIAARGGKMPGAGEASSAVIPQPGADTSAAAVDAAAATSNAAGPVENATVTPSTSPQGATGNPGGTGDMGR from the coding sequence ATGAGAAGCGCGTTCAAGGGATTGATGCTGGCGACTGGGCTCGCGCTGGCGGGGCTCGCCCCGGCGGTTGCCCAACCGGCCGGAACTATCGCGGCGCCTGCGCCGACCACGATCGGCAATTCGGCCGACACGGCGCAAGTCGCGCCCGACGCTGTTCCTGCAGCGCCGGTGCTGGCCCAAGACGGCGCGCCCGTGGTGTCCGCAAAACCGGGGATCGGCCAACCGACCGATCGCCTGATGTCGATCCAGCCGCAGGTAACGAAAAACGGCCAGCGCGCGCAGAGCTTTCATGATCATATACTGTTTCCGCTGATCACGATCATCTCGCTCTTCGTGCTTGCCCTGATCATCTACGTCGCGATCCGCTATCGTCAGGCGGCCAACCCGGTACCGTCAAAGACCAGCCACAATACGCCGATCGAGATCGTCTGGACGCTTGCGCCGGTGCTGATCCTCGTCGCGATCGCGGTGCCCTCGATCGGGCTGCTCTCGGCACAGTTCAAGCCGGCGCCCGCGGGCGCGGTGACCCTGAAGGCGATCGGCAACCAATGGTATTGGAGCTATCAGTATCCAGACCATGGCGGAATCGAGATCACCGCCAACATGCTGAAGGAGGCAAGTGAGGTCGGCGCCGGAGAGCGGTCGCGTACCGACGCGGATGGCCCCCGATTGCTCGCCGCCGATAACCGGATCGTCCTGCCGGTCGGCGTGCCGATCCGCCTGATCACGACGGCCAACGACGTGATCCACAGTTGGGCGATGCCAGCGTTCTGGATCAAGCTGGATGCCGTTCCCGGTCGCCTGAACGAGACAAGCTTCACGATCGAAAAACCGGGTGTCTACTTCGGCCAGTGTTCGGAACTGTGCGGCGCACGCCACGCTTACATGCCGATCGCGGTGGAGGCGGTGCCCCCGGCGCAGTTCGCGGCGTGGATCGCAGCCAGGGGCGGCAAGATGCCGGGCGCTGGCGAGGCATCGTCGGCGGTGATCCCGCAGCCGGGCGCCGACACGTCGGCCGCTGCCGTTGATGCCGCTGCGGCGACGTCGAACGCTGCCGGCCCGGTCGAGAACGCGACCGTCACGCCTTCCACCTCCCCGCAGGGCGCCACCGGTAATCCGGGCGGCACCGGCGACATGGGACGCTAA
- the ctaD gene encoding cytochrome c oxidase subunit I yields the protein MTDTALNPSAFQAHGDHAHHHSDADHKPGFFQRWFMSTNHKDIGTLYLIFAITAGIIGGAISGLMRIELRDPGIQYLPTWLAMLHGPGTFDEALHLWNVMITAHGLIMVFFMVMPAMIGGFGNWFVPIMIGAPDMAFPRMNNISFWLLVPAFMLLLASPFFGGAGTGWTVYAPLSTYGEPGPSVDMAILSLHLAGASSILGAINFITTIFNMRAPGMTLHKMPLFAWSVLVTAFLLLLALPVLAAAITMLLTDRNFGTTFFDPAGGGDPVLYQHLFWFFGHPEVYIMILPGFGIVSHIIATFSRKPVFGYLGMAYAMVAIGVVGFVVWAHHMFTTGLSVNTKMYFTAATMVIAVPTGIKIFSWIATMWGGSLSFKTPMVWAIGFIFMFTVGGVTGVVLANGGVDDYMHDTYYVVAHFHYVLSLGAVFALFAGFYYWFPKMSGKMYNELLGQLHFWVFFVGVNVLFFPMHFLGLQGMPRRYPDYPDAYAYWNKIATHGYELMALGMAFFFVNIIWSLIAGKKAGENPWGEGATTLEWTLSSPPPYHQFETLPVIEDHKH from the coding sequence ATGACCGATACCGCCCTCAACCCCTCCGCATTCCAGGCGCATGGCGATCATGCGCACCATCACAGCGATGCCGATCACAAGCCCGGTTTCTTCCAGCGCTGGTTCATGTCGACGAACCACAAGGATATCGGCACGCTTTATCTGATCTTCGCGATCACCGCCGGCATCATCGGCGGCGCGATTTCGGGACTCATGCGGATCGAGCTGCGCGATCCCGGCATCCAGTATCTGCCGACGTGGCTCGCGATGTTGCACGGCCCGGGCACGTTCGACGAAGCGCTCCACCTGTGGAACGTGATGATCACCGCGCATGGTCTGATCATGGTGTTCTTCATGGTGATGCCGGCGATGATCGGCGGGTTCGGCAACTGGTTCGTGCCGATCATGATCGGGGCACCGGACATGGCGTTCCCGCGCATGAACAACATCAGCTTCTGGTTGCTGGTGCCGGCCTTCATGCTGCTGCTCGCGTCGCCGTTCTTCGGAGGTGCCGGCACGGGGTGGACGGTGTACGCGCCGCTATCGACCTATGGTGAGCCAGGCCCGTCGGTCGACATGGCGATCCTGTCGCTTCACCTTGCCGGTGCGTCGTCGATCCTCGGCGCGATCAACTTCATCACCACCATCTTCAACATGCGCGCGCCTGGCATGACGCTGCACAAGATGCCGCTGTTCGCGTGGTCGGTGCTGGTCACCGCGTTCCTGCTGCTGCTGGCGCTTCCGGTGCTTGCCGCTGCAATCACGATGCTACTGACCGATCGTAACTTCGGAACGACCTTCTTCGATCCGGCCGGCGGCGGCGATCCGGTTCTGTACCAGCATCTGTTCTGGTTCTTCGGCCACCCCGAAGTGTACATCATGATCCTGCCGGGCTTCGGCATCGTGAGCCACATCATCGCGACGTTCAGCCGCAAGCCGGTGTTCGGCTATCTCGGCATGGCCTATGCCATGGTGGCGATCGGCGTGGTTGGGTTCGTCGTGTGGGCGCACCATATGTTCACGACTGGCCTCAGCGTGAACACGAAGATGTACTTCACCGCAGCCACGATGGTGATCGCGGTGCCGACCGGCATCAAGATCTTTTCGTGGATCGCGACGATGTGGGGCGGTTCGCTCAGCTTCAAGACGCCCATGGTTTGGGCGATCGGCTTCATCTTCATGTTCACCGTCGGCGGCGTGACGGGCGTTGTGCTCGCAAACGGCGGCGTCGATGATTACATGCATGATACTTACTACGTGGTGGCGCACTTCCACTACGTGCTAAGCCTCGGTGCGGTGTTCGCGCTGTTCGCGGGCTTCTATTACTGGTTCCCGAAAATGTCCGGGAAGATGTACAATGAGTTGCTCGGCCAGCTGCACTTCTGGGTGTTCTTCGTCGGCGTGAACGTGCTGTTCTTCCCGATGCACTTCCTGGGCCTGCAGGGGATGCCGCGGCGTTACCCCGATTATCCCGACGCCTATGCCTATTGGAACAAGATCGCGACACACGGCTATGAGTTGATGGCGCTGGGCATGGCGTTCTTCTTCGTCAACATCATCTGGTCGCTGATCGCGGGTAAGAAGGCGGGCGAGAACCCATGGGGCGAGGGGGCGACGACTCTGGAGTGGACACTCTCCTCGCCGCCGCCGTACCACCAGTTCGAGACACTGCCGGTGATCGAGGATCACAAGCACTGA
- a CDS encoding LbetaH domain-containing protein: MIEPLDGHAARSWEGGASFSFANRVYRVAWQATWLLLAAWTPPALRGWRRMLLRLFGAQVAPTANVYGSARIWSPANLAIGDHAAIGPRATVYSMGRVTIGAYAVISQGAHLCAGTHDIEDAAFQLRARPITIGARAWIAAEAFVGPGVTIGEGAVLGARACAMRDIAAWTVCGGNPAQEIRQRRIRFGEPA; the protein is encoded by the coding sequence ATGATCGAGCCGCTCGACGGCCATGCCGCGCGCTCGTGGGAGGGCGGTGCGAGCTTTTCGTTCGCCAACCGGGTGTATCGCGTCGCGTGGCAGGCGACGTGGCTGTTGCTGGCGGCGTGGACGCCGCCGGCGTTGCGCGGATGGCGGCGGATGCTGCTGCGGCTGTTCGGTGCCCAGGTGGCGCCAACCGCGAACGTCTATGGCAGCGCGCGGATCTGGTCGCCGGCCAATCTGGCGATTGGCGACCATGCCGCGATCGGGCCGCGTGCGACGGTCTATTCGATGGGGCGCGTGACGATCGGCGCGTATGCGGTGATCTCGCAGGGCGCGCATTTGTGCGCGGGCACGCACGATATCGAGGATGCGGCGTTCCAGCTTCGCGCGCGGCCGATCACGATCGGCGCGCGGGCGTGGATCGCGGCGGAGGCGTTCGTCGGGCCGGGCGTGACGATCGGCGAGGGCGCGGTGCTGGGCGCGCGGGCGTGCGCGATGCGCGACATTGCGGCCTGGACGGTTTGCGGCGGCAATCCGGCGCAAGAGATAAGGCAGCGGCGGATTCGGTTCGGTGAGCCGGCGTGA
- the pyrE gene encoding orotate phosphoribosyltransferase, which produces MTEDEVLAEFRAADALLEGHFILSSGLRSSRYLQCARVLMDPRRGARLAEALAARLPAELRARISAVVSPAMGGVIAGHEMARALGVPAMFVERPSGTFELRRGFRLEPGEEVLMMEDVVTTGLSSREAIKAIEAAGGRVIVGAALVDRSNGSADIGVPFFPLIRLDVPTYEADALPPELAAIPAIKPGSRAA; this is translated from the coding sequence GTGACCGAAGACGAGGTGTTGGCCGAGTTCCGTGCGGCTGACGCGCTGCTGGAAGGCCATTTCATCCTCTCCTCGGGCCTGCGATCATCACGCTACCTGCAGTGCGCGCGCGTGCTGATGGATCCACGTCGAGGCGCCCGCTTGGCAGAAGCGCTCGCTGCGCGCTTGCCGGCCGAGTTGCGCGCGCGGATCAGCGCGGTGGTGTCTCCGGCGATGGGCGGGGTGATTGCGGGGCACGAGATGGCGCGCGCGCTCGGCGTGCCGGCGATGTTCGTCGAGCGTCCGAGCGGCACGTTCGAGCTGCGCCGCGGTTTCCGCCTCGAGCCCGGGGAAGAAGTGCTGATGATGGAGGATGTCGTCACCACCGGATTGTCGTCGCGCGAGGCGATCAAGGCGATCGAGGCCGCAGGTGGTCGCGTGATCGTCGGCGCGGCGCTGGTCGACCGCTCGAACGGGTCGGCGGACATCGGCGTGCCCTTCTTCCCGCTGATCCGGCTCGACGTCCCGACCTACGAAGCCGATGCCCTGCCGCCGGAGCTAGCGGCGATCCCGGCGATCAAGCCCGGGAGCCGCGCTGCATGA
- a CDS encoding glycosyltransferase family 4 protein yields the protein MTADRRPRVLFVGLSAAGHGGIQSFNRRVIAALEQLDVPATVLMLADAETNGEVSGFGGGKLSLSETVFLRSAGAEVLLLGHINLLPFALLYRLRHPRGRVIMFAHGIEVWGDPDYRAARRWEPALLRRVVDRIAIVSRYSRDRMARAFGLEADRFTLFPNAVDVRPLVSSEPTASTILAVSRLGAGEREKHVDKLIRALPSVISAIPDARLVVIGEGQLRGQLQELAVALEVSAHVALPGAVSREALDRAYAEASVFALPSAKEGFGIVYLEAWTTGLPVIGANRGAAAEVIEDGVDGFTIDPEDVPALANALIALLGDRARAAAMGAAGRAKVERLYSGEAFVANLGALLTDVARDRRTLR from the coding sequence ATGACCGCTGACCGCCGGCCGCGGGTGCTGTTCGTCGGGCTGTCGGCCGCGGGGCATGGCGGGATCCAGAGCTTCAACCGGCGGGTGATCGCAGCGCTGGAGCAGCTCGATGTTCCGGCCACGGTGCTGATGCTGGCGGATGCGGAGACAAACGGCGAAGTTTCGGGGTTTGGCGGCGGCAAACTCTCATTGAGCGAGACGGTTTTTCTGAGGTCGGCGGGGGCAGAGGTGCTGCTGCTGGGGCATATCAACCTGCTGCCGTTCGCACTGCTGTATCGGCTGCGCCATCCGCGTGGTCGCGTGATCATGTTCGCGCACGGCATCGAGGTCTGGGGCGATCCGGACTATCGCGCGGCGCGGCGATGGGAGCCGGCGCTGCTGCGGCGCGTGGTGGATCGGATCGCGATCGTCAGCCGCTATTCGCGCGATCGGATGGCGCGCGCGTTCGGGTTGGAGGCGGACAGGTTCACGCTGTTCCCCAACGCCGTCGATGTTCGGCCGTTGGTTTCTAGTGAGCCTACCGCGTCGACGATCCTCGCGGTGTCGCGGCTGGGCGCGGGCGAGCGCGAGAAGCATGTCGACAAGCTGATCCGCGCGCTGCCGTCGGTGATCTCGGCCATCCCGGACGCGCGGCTGGTGGTGATCGGCGAGGGGCAGCTGCGGGGCCAGCTGCAAGAGCTTGCCGTGGCGCTTGAGGTCAGCGCGCATGTCGCGCTGCCCGGCGCTGTTTCGCGCGAGGCGCTCGATCGTGCTTATGCCGAGGCCTCGGTGTTTGCCTTGCCGTCGGCGAAGGAAGGGTTCGGGATCGTCTATCTCGAGGCGTGGACGACTGGCCTGCCGGTGATCGGCGCCAATCGCGGCGCAGCCGCCGAGGTGATCGAAGATGGTGTGGACGGCTTCACGATCGATCCGGAAGACGTGCCCGCGCTGGCCAATGCGCTGATCGCCTTGCTCGGTGATCGAGCGCGCGCCGCGGCGATGGGCGCGGCGGGGCGGGCGAAGGTGGAGCGGCTTTATTCAGGCGAGGCGTTCGTCGCCAATCTGGGCGCGCTGCTGACCGATGTCGCGCGCGACCGCCGCACCTTGCGCTGA
- a CDS encoding glycosyltransferase family 2 protein: MSAPGPTADLTVVILTYNKAHHIVRAIESVRGIARTIVVVDSFSTDATVALAQAAGTRVVQHAFVNHAAQFQWALDHGGIATGWTMRLDADEVIEPDLAAAIVAALPTLPGEVTGITFDRKHIFMGRWIRHGGRYPLRLLRLWRTGTGRVEQRWMDEHVVVERGRTIALAGGFADWNLGDLGFFTAKHNGYATREAIEVLAARYDLFGTAAAELPSSGQARRKRWLKTRVYDRLPLWVGPLGYFLYRYVVQLGFLDGRPGLIYHVLQGFWYRFLVAAKVAEWDGELACCGTREARIARLAELTGLPIA; this comes from the coding sequence GTGAGCGCGCCCGGCCCGACCGCCGATCTGACGGTCGTCATCCTCACCTATAACAAGGCGCATCATATCGTGCGCGCGATCGAGAGTGTGCGCGGCATCGCGCGCACGATCGTGGTGGTCGATAGCTTCTCGACCGACGCGACGGTCGCGCTGGCGCAGGCGGCCGGTACGCGCGTGGTGCAGCACGCGTTCGTCAACCATGCCGCGCAATTCCAATGGGCGCTGGATCATGGCGGGATCGCGACTGGCTGGACGATGCGGCTCGACGCGGACGAAGTGATCGAACCCGATCTGGCGGCGGCGATCGTGGCTGCGCTGCCGACGCTGCCCGGCGAGGTGACGGGGATCACGTTCGACCGGAAGCATATCTTCATGGGGCGGTGGATCCGGCACGGCGGGCGCTATCCGCTGCGGCTGTTGCGACTGTGGCGGACGGGCACGGGGCGCGTCGAGCAGCGCTGGATGGACGAGCATGTCGTGGTCGAGCGCGGGCGGACGATCGCGCTGGCGGGGGGCTTTGCGGATTGGAACCTGGGTGATCTCGGGTTCTTCACCGCCAAGCATAATGGCTATGCGACGCGCGAGGCGATCGAGGTGCTGGCGGCGCGCTACGATCTGTTCGGCACGGCGGCGGCGGAACTGCCGTCGAGCGGGCAGGCGCGGCGCAAGCGGTGGCTGAAGACGCGGGTCTATGATCGGCTGCCACTCTGGGTCGGGCCGCTGGGATATTTCCTGTATCGCTATGTGGTGCAGCTCGGCTTTCTCGATGGGCGGCCGGGGCTGATTTACCATGTGTTGCAGGGCTTCTGGTATCGCTTTCTGGTCGCCGCCAAAGTGGCCGAATGGGATGGCGAACTGGCGTGCTGCGGCACGCGTGAGGCGCGGATTGCGCGGCTGGCGGAGCTCACCGGGCTGCCGATCGCGTGA
- a CDS encoding glycosyltransferase — protein MTRILRIITSADPRTGGPIEGARRVGEIWARQGHRQDMLTLDPPGERHLVDYPGAIIPIGPPRGGGLGNRYRYSAAMVPWLAAHARDYDAVIVSGLWRYAARGAMVGLADGGVPYFVFPHGMLDPWFREGALLKHLGKQLSWWWAEGRLLGGARAVLFTSEEEMRRAEGAFWPYRVNGAVVGYGTADLGGDPAAQIAAFRAAVPALGERRFLLFLGRIHPKKGCDMLVSAFAAVAARDPGLDLVIAGPDEASLIAGLRGGLDSQTNARIHAPGMLAGEVKAGALRAAEAFVLPSHQENFGIAVAEALAGGAPVLISDKVNIWREVLADGAGLVAPDTLAGTADLLARFLALSPGERAAMRVAARACFESRFRIEETAESLLDLIERRVG, from the coding sequence GTGACGCGAATCCTGCGCATCATCACCAGCGCGGATCCGCGCACTGGCGGGCCGATCGAGGGCGCGCGGCGCGTCGGCGAGATCTGGGCGCGGCAGGGGCATCGGCAGGACATGCTGACGCTCGATCCGCCCGGCGAGCGGCATCTTGTCGACTATCCGGGTGCGATCATTCCGATCGGGCCGCCGCGGGGCGGGGGACTGGGAAACCGCTATCGCTACAGCGCGGCGATGGTGCCTTGGCTGGCGGCGCACGCGCGCGATTATGATGCGGTGATCGTCTCGGGGTTGTGGCGGTATGCGGCGCGCGGCGCGATGGTGGGGCTGGCCGACGGCGGCGTGCCGTATTTCGTGTTTCCGCATGGGATGCTCGATCCGTGGTTTCGCGAGGGCGCGCTGCTGAAGCATCTCGGCAAGCAGCTGTCGTGGTGGTGGGCCGAGGGGCGGTTGCTCGGGGGAGCGCGGGCTGTGCTGTTCACCAGCGAGGAGGAGATGCGGCGGGCGGAGGGGGCGTTCTGGCCGTACCGGGTGAATGGCGCGGTGGTGGGTTATGGCACGGCGGATCTCGGGGGTGATCCGGCGGCGCAGATCGCGGCGTTTCGGGCGGCGGTGCCGGCACTGGGCGAGCGGCGGTTCCTGCTGTTTCTGGGGCGGATTCATCCCAAGAAGGGGTGCGACATGCTGGTGTCGGCGTTTGCGGCGGTGGCCGCGCGCGATCCGGGGCTCGATCTGGTGATTGCCGGGCCGGATGAGGCTAGTCTGATTGCGGGGCTTCGCGGGGGATTGGACAGCCAGACGAATGCGCGGATCCACGCTCCGGGGATGCTGGCGGGTGAGGTGAAGGCGGGGGCGTTGCGCGCGGCCGAGGCGTTCGTGCTGCCGTCGCATCAGGAGAATTTCGGCATTGCGGTGGCGGAGGCGCTGGCGGGCGGGGCGCCGGTGCTGATCAGCGACAAGGTGAATATCTGGCGCGAGGTGCTGGCCGATGGCGCGGGGCTGGTCGCGCCCGATACATTGGCCGGGACGGCGGATCTGCTCGCGCGGTTTCTGGCGCTGTCGCCGGGTGAGCGCGCGGCGATGCGGGTTGCGGCGCGGGCGTGTTTCGAGTCGCGGTTTCG
- a CDS encoding lipopolysaccharide biosynthesis protein yields the protein MIRSLDRATAFRLGRTFSAQAYGQFVTVAVQLALVPLLTGAWGTRVYGSWLLLSAIPFYLTFSDFGFTFVAKNAMVMAVAAGRREAALRVFQSIFALLCIGIPLLLLASVTIILTVDVAALLSIDAVSGMAVRVVLLLLVSNVLLYQLFLLICAGIRAENRPASEAMWAASARLGEGAAVALAVLFGGGVVVAAAAMVASRVLFLAVGYWWLRRLSAWLRLGFAQADRGELHRLSSPALAYMAMPIAQALLIQGPVLVIGGTLGAVAVVVFSTSRTLARLGTAGINMINNSVISEYSALAGAGHRTAFARLFRMQLTVTTIATLGYAGVVLAIAPYAMSLLTHDTVLIMQPFFLLVVIGVAAEMVWSAVFTPVAAVNRHRGVTLAFVVAAAAALALCGPLIGWLGLSGAALAVLGAHAAMIPICLIVARNQIHDR from the coding sequence ATGATCCGTTCGCTCGATCGCGCCACGGCGTTTCGGCTCGGGCGTACCTTTTCGGCGCAGGCTTATGGCCAGTTTGTCACCGTCGCGGTGCAGCTCGCGCTGGTGCCGCTGCTGACCGGCGCCTGGGGGACGCGCGTCTATGGATCGTGGCTGCTGCTCTCGGCGATCCCTTTCTACCTGACGTTCAGCGACTTCGGCTTCACCTTCGTCGCCAAGAACGCGATGGTGATGGCGGTAGCGGCCGGGCGGCGCGAGGCTGCGTTACGGGTGTTCCAGAGCATCTTCGCGCTGCTGTGTATCGGCATCCCGCTGCTGCTGCTGGCGAGCGTCACGATCATCCTCACGGTCGATGTCGCGGCGTTGCTTTCGATCGATGCGGTGTCGGGAATGGCGGTGCGTGTGGTGCTGCTGCTGCTGGTGAGTAACGTGCTGCTGTATCAGCTCTTTCTGCTGATCTGCGCGGGCATTCGTGCCGAGAATCGGCCGGCGAGCGAAGCGATGTGGGCGGCCAGCGCGCGATTGGGTGAGGGCGCCGCGGTGGCGCTCGCCGTGCTTTTTGGCGGTGGCGTCGTGGTAGCGGCGGCTGCGATGGTGGCCAGCAGGGTGCTGTTCCTTGCCGTCGGTTATTGGTGGTTGCGGCGGCTGTCGGCTTGGCTGAGGCTGGGCTTCGCGCAGGCCGATCGCGGTGAGCTGCATCGGCTGAGTAGCCCCGCGCTTGCCTATATGGCGATGCCGATCGCGCAGGCGCTGCTGATCCAGGGGCCGGTGCTGGTGATCGGTGGTACGTTGGGGGCGGTGGCGGTGGTCGTGTTCTCGACATCGCGGACGCTCGCTCGGCTGGGGACGGCCGGGATCAATATGATAAACAACTCTGTTATCAGCGAATATTCGGCGCTCGCCGGTGCCGGGCATCGGACCGCCTTCGCACGGCTGTTCCGGATGCAACTGACGGTCACGACCATCGCGACGCTTGGTTATGCAGGCGTCGTGCTGGCGATCGCGCCGTATGCGATGTCGTTGCTGACGCATGATACCGTGTTGATCATGCAGCCGTTTTTTCTGCTCGTGGTGATTGGCGTGGCGGCGGAGATGGTTTGGTCGGCGGTATTTACGCCGGTTGCGGCAGTGAATCGGCATCGCGGGGTGACGCTTGCGTTCGTGGTAGCGGCGGCGGCGGCGCTTGCCTTGTGTGGGCCGTTGATTGGATGGCTCGGCTTGAGTGGTGCGGCGCTGGCGGTGCTTGGGGCACATGCGGCGATGATCCCGATCTGCCTGATTGTGGCGCGAAACCAGATACATGACCGCTGA
- a CDS encoding DUF2490 domain-containing protein gives MRTFAPAFVRLSAAFLPSLLIIAAPAQAQTTHDEGAWINATVMGPVDGRVVFFAEVQPRINDGVSRLTQLLLRPAIGYAVSDDLTIYQGYARVIDAVENGSDLREDRLFQQVTWNVGKIGKLEVQSRTRLEERWRSDGDGMSLRVRQMMRFEYPLAAGKRRVAALASSEAFVGLKSAQWGGVEGFDQLRTFAGVEIPLPGTSTLEAGYLNQTRDAPGQRVNMVPVASLTLFVRL, from the coding sequence ATGCGCACATTTGCTCCCGCTTTCGTCCGGTTATCTGCCGCTTTTCTTCCGTCGCTGCTAATCATTGCCGCTCCGGCCCAAGCGCAGACGACGCATGACGAAGGGGCATGGATCAACGCGACGGTGATGGGTCCGGTCGACGGCCGGGTTGTCTTTTTCGCCGAGGTGCAGCCGCGCATCAATGACGGGGTCTCGCGCCTGACGCAGCTGCTGCTCCGTCCCGCGATCGGCTATGCCGTCTCCGACGATCTGACGATCTACCAGGGCTACGCCCGCGTGATCGACGCGGTTGAGAACGGTTCCGATCTCAGGGAAGATCGGCTGTTCCAGCAAGTGACATGGAACGTCGGCAAAATCGGCAAACTGGAAGTGCAATCGCGCACCCGCCTCGAAGAGCGCTGGCGATCGGACGGTGATGGCATGTCGCTGCGCGTGCGCCAGATGATGCGGTTCGAATATCCGCTGGCGGCGGGGAAACGGCGCGTTGCGGCGTTAGCGTCGAGCGAGGCGTTCGTCGGGCTAAAGTCCGCGCAATGGGGCGGCGTTGAGGGGTTCGACCAGTTGCGCACTTTTGCCGGCGTGGAGATCCCATTGCCCGGCACCTCGACGCTTGAGGCCGGGTATCTCAACCAGACCCGCGACGCGCCGGGTCAGCGCGTGAACATGGTGCCCGTCGCGTCGCTCACGCTGTTCGTCCGCCTGTAG